The genome window AATTGTAGCCAAATTGTGCCAATTCCTGAGAAAATAGCCATTAATAAAGCTGCTGCTGCCATTAATAAAGGGTCTAATAATACTACTACGCTAGCTACGGTTGCTGTTCCTCCTGCATGAACGATCGCCTTAATGCGACCATAAAAATGCCAAACATTCCCGGGTAAGTATTTCGCAATATTGGTGATTAAATAAACCCTAATCGCTTTTAAACCCAAAAGAGGTTGATTAAAAGCAGATAAGATCCAACTCCATACCCAAGCGGACCAACCATGAGCTAAAAAAGTTATTAGAAAAGCGATCGCTAAATAACCCCATTTTAGAGATTCTAAATCAATTTGGGTAACTTCTTGCCAATGGTTTTTGACAGTGTTGAGTAGAAAGAAGAGGGTTACACCGAGAATCACCCATCTAAGATAGGGTTTAAGTTTTTGCATGATCGCGCCAGGTATTTAACGCTATCTGATACACTTCTAACCAGGGTAGATTATGTTGACGAGCGATCGCCGCGCAATCTTCATACTCTGGTTGGACATTAATAATCTGTTGTTCATGTCTGGCTATTTTAACTCTTATTTTCCCTAATTCTGTGTCTAGAGAAACCCAATCACGACGCAAAAGACTGCGCGGTTGGATTTGATGACGAATCCCCAGAGTAGTGGTTTCCTGATAGATAATCTCCTCACAAGTAGTAATCAAAGGAGGTGGACAAATAACCGTCAATAAGACTCCAGGACGTGATTTTTTCATCCCTATCCCCTGAGTAAACACGTCTAATGCACCAACAGCGAACAAACGTTCAAACAGATAACCAATGCTTTGAGGGTTACAGTCATCTAATTGAGTTTCTAACACAGCAATAGATTCTTGAGGATAACTAGCAGAAGTTTGTATCCCTAGCCACAGACGTAAAATATTAGGTAGAGGTAGTTGTTTTGTTCCCGCACCTAAACCCACTTGAATAACATTCATAGAGGGTATTTCCCCAAAAGCTTCAGCTAGAGTCACCACAATTGCTGCACCTGTAGGAGTAACTAACTCCTGTTGGATACCATTACTATAAACTGGTACTTGACGGGATTCCCATAATTTTAGCACCGCGGGTGCAGGAATAGGTAAAATACCATGAGCTGCTTTCACATTTCCACCCCCTACAGGTAGAGGAGAACAGTATAATTTTTCTATCCCTAACCAATCTAAGCCTAAACAAGTACCCACAATATCAACAATCGCGTCTATAGCCCCTACTTCGTGAAAGTGTACCTTTTCTGGGGGAACACCATGTACTAAACCTTCGGCTATAGCTAATTTTTCAAATACCGCTAAACTCCATTCTCTCACCCTTGGAGACAGGTTACCCTCTTGAATCAATCGAGTAATTGTGTCTAGATGTCTCGCTGGTGTGGACTTTTCTTGCCGTAATTCTACATTTACTTTGGTAGCTGATTGACCTTGATGAGTAATTTTTTCTACACTTAAACGATATTCATCTGTATTGAGTAACTCTTTTAGCTGTATTGTTAAGTATTCTAGGGGTACACCTAAATCTACTAATGCTCCTAGACACATATCTCCAGCTATTCCCGTAGGACATTGTAAATAAGCAATTTTCATCATTAATTATGCCTAATATATACCAGTTACACTTTGAAAATCCTCAACCTCGTCGCCTTGTTGAAATCGTAAATGCTCTCAAACAAGGAGCAATTATGCTTTATCCTACTGATACCGTTTATGCGATCGGTTGTGACTTAGAATCAAAAACAGCGATTAAAAGAGTTCGAGAGATTAAACAGTTATCTAATGATAAACCCTTGACTTTTTGTTGTTCTTCT of Gloeocapsa sp. DLM2.Bin57 contains these proteins:
- a CDS encoding UPF0104 family protein — protein: MQKLKPYLRWVILGVTLFFLLNTVKNHWQEVTQIDLESLKWGYLAIAFLITFLAHGWSAWVWSWILSAFNQPLLGLKAIRVYLITNIAKYLPGNVWHFYGRIKAIVHAGGTATVASVVVLLDPLLMAAAALLMAIFSGIGTIWLQLLSLVVVLIGIHPLILNRVIHYLSRLKGNPTSVGLKSYPWLLLLGEWVFVLLRGVGFIGVVIAFMNINISQIPYLLSVFSLAWLLGLVVPGAPGGLGVFEATAVAALNPTEFPPGIVLAIVAVYRLISILAEAIAAGLALIRIKS
- the larC gene encoding nickel pincer cofactor biosynthesis protein LarC, whose product is MMKIAYLQCPTGIAGDMCLGALVDLGVPLEYLTIQLKELLNTDEYRLSVEKITHQGQSATKVNVELRQEKSTPARHLDTITRLIQEGNLSPRVREWSLAVFEKLAIAEGLVHGVPPEKVHFHEVGAIDAIVDIVGTCLGLDWLGIEKLYCSPLPVGGGNVKAAHGILPIPAPAVLKLWESRQVPVYSNGIQQELVTPTGAAIVVTLAEAFGEIPSMNVIQVGLGAGTKQLPLPNILRLWLGIQTSASYPQESIAVLETQLDDCNPQSIGYLFERLFAVGALDVFTQGIGMKKSRPGVLLTVICPPPLITTCEEIIYQETTTLGIRHQIQPRSLLRRDWVSLDTELGKIRVKIARHEQQIINVQPEYEDCAAIARQHNLPWLEVYQIALNTWRDHAKT